GGACAAACTGCTCTGGCGGATGATTGCCGGCGCGGCGCTGACGCTGCTGGTGACCATGCTCGCGAGTACTGTGGGCGAGCGCTGGAGCGGCTTGCTCGCGGTGTTCCCGGTGCTCGGCAGTGTAATGGCGGTGTTTTCTCAGCAGACTCGTGGCCCGGCGTTTACCGCGGCATTGCTGCGGGCGACGGCGACCGGCATGTACTCGTTCTCGGCATTTTGCCTGGTGACGGCGCTGGCCCTGCCGAGTCTCGGCCTCAGCGGATTCATCGCCGGTGTCGCGGTGTCGGTGGCGATGCTCGGGGTCACCCGCAAGTTGCTGGCCCGACCGACTCCCGCCAAAAGCCCACAACCTCAAGGCTGAGGCAGCCTGACAAACCGCGCTGGAATGCCAGGCATGCTCCGTGGGATCATCGCCGCCCTGGCGCGACCATCCCTCGGAGATTCACATGTCATTGCTCAGCAAGAAAGCCGTCGTCCTGTTGCTGGCGGCGGTCGCCGGCCTCGGCGCCCTCAACGCCCAGGCAGCCAAGCCCAAGGAAAAGGCCTCGACCAACAACGTGTCGATGCTCGACGGCAAGTTCACCTTCGTCCTGCCCAAAGGCTTCACCGCCGACCCGCTGCCGGCCGGGCCAACCGGTGCCAAGGGCACGATGTACACCAATCAGGCGACCAAGACCGTGGTCATCGCCGCGGAAAACCAGATCGCCGGCGGCGCCAGCGTCAAGGACAACGACAACGAATTTCTCGATGGCAGCCTGGCGAGTTTCATCGATGACCAGCGCAAGGCCCTGCCGGACTTCAACAAGCTCAGCGAAAAAAGCCTGACCCAGAAAAGCAGCGGCCTCGGCGTGCGTCAGGTCGACAGCACCGCCACTCAGGGCGGCGGCCAGACCCTCAATACCACCCTGCTCGCCGCCTCCGGCAAGCGCATGGCGCTGGTTCAGGTGATTTCCCGGGCTAGCGACAAGAGCGGTCACGATGCGCTGGTGAAAACCATCCTCAAGGACAAGTGATCCTTACGGATTGAGCTGCTGCAGCCAGGCGTTCAAGTCCCGCAGCTCGGCAGAACTGATGCTGTGGCCGACACCGGGATAAGCGTGAAACTCGGGTTTGTAGGCAAGTTTTTGCAGCAGCGCATTGGCTTCGGTGCCGTCGCGGTACGGCACCCGATCATCGGCGGTGCCGTGGCCGATGAAGATGTGCAGCGGCAACGGTGGCTGCTCGGTCCTTAGCTCAGTTTTCAACACCGGCAACAGGCGTCCGCTCAACGCTGCAATGCCGCCGACCGCCACGGGCGGACGCAGGCCCACCTCGTAGCTCATCATCGCGCCCTGGCTGAAGCCGATCAGGTACACCTTGTCCGGGCTGGCGTGATATTTCTTCGCCGCCTGGGCGACAAACTCCCGCAGTTTCTGACCGCTGGCCTTCAGATCATCGGTCTCACCGTTGTAGGCCCCTTCGCCTTTCTTGCGAAACCACTGGAAACGCCCTTCGCCCAACGCCAGCGGCGCCTGCACCGAAAGGTAGTTGTACTGCGCCGGCAGCTGAAATTTCATGCCTATCAGATCGGCTTCGTTACTGCCGTAACCGTGCAGAAAAATCACCAGCGGCCGGGTGTTCGCGTCTGGGTGGACCTGTTCGATGTATTTCAGTGGCAAGTCGCTTTGCAGCGTGGTTTGCGCGTGGACGGCGCTGGACGCCAGCAGGGTTAACAGGGCAAACGCCTTCAACATAGAGCCTTCCTTCACAGAGTGTCGGGTTCGTCGGTGAGCCTAACACTCTCTGAAGATTGTGGTGCTGGCGAGACCGCTATCGCGAGCAGGCTCACTCCTACAGGGACAACGCATGCCAAATGTAGGAGTGAGCCTGCTCGCGATGAGGCCGGAAAATCCAAGGAAATCTGTCAGTCGTTGATCAGCTTGCCCACCCGAATCGGCTCACGCCCCGCCACCTTGGCCTGCCAGATCCCCGGCTGGGTGTAGCGCCCACGATCAATCGCAAACAGCACGCCGCTGGTGCCGGCGCGGACGGTGGTGAGGCGGTCATTCAACGGATCCACCACTTCGAACAGCGCATCGCCCTGCTCGACCCACTCCCCGGCATTGCGCAGGAAACTGACCACGCCATGGTGCGGCGCGAACAGGTATTCGGTGCCTTCGAACGGCATGCCTTCGCAGCATTCGCTCGGCGCCGCCGGCCATTCGCCGCTGATGAAACCCTGCTCGGCGAGAAAGCCGAGAATCGCTTCACAATTGGCCTGCGCCTGATCGACCCGCGTGTCGCCCATGCTGCCCAGTTCAAGGGTGGTGGCGAGGTTCGCCGGGGGAATCGCCGCACTCGGAAACGCTCGGGCCAGACGCAGCCACGGCGATGAGCACGACTCATCGAACGAACTGCCACCGGAGTCTTCGCACAACAAGGCCACGCCGGCCTTCAGTCGCGCCGCCAGCGATTGCCAGCGCGGCCAGTGTTGCGGCAATGCGTAAATGTGAATCGCCGCGTCGAAATCGCAATGCAGATCGAGGGTGATGTCGGCGTCGCAGGCATGGCGCAGCAGCAAGCGGTGCAGCGCTTCCAGTTGCGAGGCCGGGGCTGGCAACTCATCGAGCACCTGGCCCATGGTCTGGCGGATCAGCGCGATGTTGGCCTCGGCGTCGCTGCCCAGTTGCTCACCGATTCGCGCCGCCACCGGCGCACTGAGTTCAACAAACGCGCGGTTGAAATTCTTCCCGCTGCCCAACTCGAAGCGCCCCATGTGGCTGCCTTGCAGATGCTGGTCGAGGCCAATCGGGTTGGCCACCGGTACCAGCTCGATCACGCCTTGCAGACGGCCCTGCTGTTCCAGCGCGTTGAGGCGTTGCTTGAGTTCCCACGCGGTGCGCATCCCCGGCAGTTCGTCGGCGTGCAGGCTGGCCTGGATGTAGACCTTGCGGCTGCCCGCGCCGTAACGGAAGACGCTGAGGGAACGTTCGCTGCCCAGATGGCTCCAGGGCAGGACATGGTCGATGCGTTGCATGGGAAAACTCCTGAATGGCTGGATCACGCAGATCCCCTGTAGGAGTGAGCCTGCTCGCGATAGCGGTGTGTCAGGCACTAAAGCGGCTGAATGTTAAACCGCTATCGCGAGCAGGCTCACTCCTACAGGGTTCTCCTATGAATCAGAGCACAAAAAAAGTGGCCACCGCGCAAACGGGACCACTTTTTTCTACAGCGTATTAATGACCGTACACGTCAAAGTCGAAGTACTTGTCCTGGACTTTCTTGTACTCGCCATTGGCGCGGATTTCGGTGATGGCCTTGTTGAATTTCTCGGCCAGCTCGGTATCGCCCTTGCGTACGGCAATCCCGGCACCGCCGCCGAAGTACTTGGCGTCTTCGTAAGTCGGGCCGACGAATTCGAAACCTTTGCCGGCGTCGGTCTTCAGGAAACCGTCGCTGAGGTTGACCGAGTCGGCCAGCATCGCGTCAAGACGACCAGATTTCATATCCAGGTTGGCTTCCTGTTGCGAGCCATAGCGCACCACTTCAAACCCGGCGTCCTTGGCCATGTCGGTGGCATAGCGGTCGTGGGTACTGGCGCGCAGCACGCCGACTTTCTTGCCCTTGAGCTCGGTCAGCGGGTCTTTGACACCGGAGCCTTCCTTCATCACGAAGCGCGCCGGGGTGTGGTAGTACTTGATGGTGAAATCGACGTTTTTCTTGCGGTCGTCAGTGATGGTCATCGAGGACAGGATCGCGTCGATCTTCTTCACTTTGAGTGCCGGGATCAGGCCGTCGAACTCCTGCTCGACCCACACGCATTTGACGTCCATCTGTTTGCACAGGGCATCGCCGATCTCGACGTCGAACCCGGTGAGTTGGCCATCAGCGGTTTTCATCGAGAATGGCGGGTAAGCGGCTTCGATCCCCAGACGAATCGGTTTGGCGTCTTCGGCCACAGCGGTCAGGGACAACATCGACAGTGCCAGGGCACCGAACATCACTAGCTTCTTCATTTATTACTCCTGTGTGCGGAGGCTTTTATTGGCAGCTTTCGATTGGCGTTCGGTCATGGCCATTGAGCAGCAAAAACCGACGTGGCCGGCAGTCTATGGCGGCGCGCACAGGGCAAATTGTGTTTAGGCGACAAATACTTACAGAAAATCGGCGCACGCGTTGACCGGGATCAACGGTGCGCCGACATGGTGCAAAGGCTGTAGGACAAACTCCGATTCTGCTCAGGAAATGGCTGAAAAACCTGTCAGCATTCGCAGGCAATGACAACTCGGGCAGGCTGTTCGACACTCAGCGAAAATCCCTCATCCAGCCAGCCGGTCACGCCGCCAATCATCTCCTTGACCGGGTAACCCAACGCCGCCAGTTTCACCGCAGCCTTGTTGGCGCCGTTGCAGTGCGGGCCGGCGCAATAGACCACGAACAACGTGCTCGTCGAATACTCCACCAGGCCTTCGGCGGTCAGCAAGCGGGTCGGAATGTTGATCGCGCCCGGCACGTGACCGCGCTCGAACGCCAAAGGCCCGCGCACATCGACCAGGACAAAATCGACTTCACCGGCCTCCTGGCTGCCGTACACGTCAGAACAATCGGTTTCAAAGGTCAGACGGTTGCTGAAGTGCATCAGGGCAATCGCCGACGGTGCGGCAGGAATGTCGCGAACCAAGCTGGTCATGTTGTGTGGCTCCTTCATCTGTTGGGGTGTGAGCAGACTTTATCGGGCCGGCACTTGGCGCTACAGTGGCGCGCAAGACACTCACCGGGAATTTTCCGCCAAATGCCTGACTCACCTGGATTGGTCGCGATTCTGGCCTACGATGGCCTCTGTACCTTCGAGTTCGGCATTGCCGTGGAGATTTTCGGCCTGCCCCGGCCGGAATTCGATTTCCCGTGGTACGAGCACTGCATCGTCGCCGTCGATCAAGGGCCGATGCGCGCCATGGGCGGGATTCACGTATTGGCCGACGGCGGCCTGGAGCTGCTGACGCAGGCGCGCACCATCATCATTCCCGGTTGGCGCGACCGCGAGGCCCCGGTGCCGCCGGCGCTGATCGACGCCTTGCGACAGGCCCACGCCCAGGGTGCGCGGTTGCTGTCAATTTGCTCAGGGGTGTTTGTGCTGGCCGCCAGTGGCTTGCTCGACGGCCACGGTGCGACCACCCACTGGCGCTACACCGATGAACTGGCGCGACGCTACCCGGCGATCGCGGTCAATCCGGATGTGCTTTACGTCGATTCCGGACAGTTGATCACCTCGGCGGGCAGCGCCGCCGGGATCGATGCCTGCCTGCATCTGCTGGCACGGGACTTCGGCACCCAGGTCGCCAATTCAGTGGCCCGGCGTCTGGTGATGTCGCCGCAACGCACTGGCGGTCAGGCACAGTTCATCCCCACGCCGGTCAGCGCGACGCCGCGAAACGACTTGTCGCGGGTGATGCAGTGGGCCCGCGAGCGCTTGCACCAACCGCTGGAAGTGCGCGATCTGGCCAGCGAAGCGGCGATGAGCGAGCGCACCTTTTTGCGCCGTTTCACCGAAGCCAGCGGACAATCGCCCAAAGCGTGGCTACAACACGAGCGACTGGCCCGGGCGCGGGAATTACTGGAGAGCAGCGTGCACAACACCGAGCAAATTGCCCTGCACTGCGGTTATCGCTCGGTGGAAAGTTTTCGCGTGGCGTTTCGCAGCGTGGTCGGGGTGCCGCCGTCGGTGTATCGGGAGCGGTTTGGGCGTGGGGTCAAGGCCATTTCTTGAGTTGACTGTGATGACCCCTTCGCGAGCAAGCTCGCTCCCACATTTGAAATGGGCCCCCCTGTGGGAGCGAGCTTGCTCGCGAAGAGGCCAGTCCAGCCACAATAAACCTACGGCTTACGCAACAGATAGGTATCCATGATCCAACCATGCTCGGCCCGCGCCGCCTTGCGCACCCGCTCGATCTCGGCCGCCACATCCTTGAGCTTGCCACTGATCAGAATTTCATCCGGTGTGCCCAGGTAGGCTCCCCAATAAATCTCTGTCTGCTGATCCGCCACATGGTGGTAGGAATCTTCCGCATCGAGCATCACCACCAGGCTGTCCGTGTCACTCACCTGCCCCGCCGCCAGACGCCGGCCAGTGGTGATTTCAATTGACCGGCCAATGCTGTTCAACGGCACTTTATGCTGCGCCGCCAACGCCTGAACGCTGGTTATCCCGGGGATCACTTCAAACTCGAAAGCACAGCGACCTGACACCAGAATCGCCTGCAGGATACGAATCGTGCTGTCGTACAACGCCGGGTCGCCCCACACGAGGAATCCGCCGCACTGCTCGTCAGCCAATTCTTCATTGATCAGTTGTTCGAAGGTTTCTTGCTTGGCGCGATTCAGATCATCGACCGCGCGGGTGTAGTCCACGTCGCCGCGCGCGCGCTCGGGGCTGTGGGATTCGACGAAGCGATACGCAGGATCGGTGATGTAGCGCGCACAGATGTCGCGCCGCAGATCGATCAGTTTGTCCTTGCTCGGGCCTTTGTCCATCAGAAAGAACACGTCGACTTGATTCAGCGCCTTTACCGCCTGCATCGTGATGTAGTCGGGATTTCCGGCGCCGATGCCAATTACCAGCAGTCGTTTCATTACAGTGCTCCCGCAAGATCGATACCCGGCAAGCGTAGCCGCCAGATGCCGTTGAACCGCAGTTCAACCATGGACAACGGTTCAACATCAATGGCGTTGAACGCCGCGCCCTGTAACACCTGCATCAGTGCCGCACGCACCACAAACGGATGGGTGACAGCGACGATGTGCCCCGATACGCCTTGCAGACTGGTCAGCCATGCCGCCACGCGTTCGCTCAACTGCATTACCGACTCGCCACCATGCGGTGCCGCCTGCGGATCATTGATCCACGCCTGCAAGGCCTCGGCCTCGTGCACTTGCAGATCCTTGATCGCTTGCCCGTGCCAGCGCCCCCAATCGCAATCGCGCAGCGCTTCGTCCACTTGCGGCGCCACACCGAACCACTCGGCAGTCTGGCGCGTACGCAATTCCGGCCCGCACAACAAACGACTGGCGCCGGTGAACTTCGCGGCCAACGCGCCGATCGCGAATGGCGAATTTTCAACAGGCTCGTTCGTAGGAAAACGCGACAATTTCTGTGCGACGGTTCGCGCGTGGCAAATCAAAGTCAAACGGGTGGACTGCACAGGATTTCACTCGATAAGCATCAGCTGAATCGGCGGCAAATCGCCGGTCTTGTGGCAATTGTGCCGTAACCCGGTCGCTTCAGGGGATCTCGTGAACCTCCAGCCCAGTACTCTGAAGTAGAAAAAGCGGCAATGTCTGACACGCCTGGAGGCAATGGACTACAAGAGGCACAGACTTAGGTGTAGCCCTTGTTACTCAGGGTTGTGAGCTTATTTAAACGTCGAATCGCCAACGCTAAAAATTCACTAGACATGTAACCTGAGTTACATAAATACTGTTTTAACGGATTGTGAAACGAATTCAACACCCCCCCCCTCATCCAGCAGGAGCCCGGATGCCCCCTCTCAGAGACTTGATCACCGACCCCGGCCTGGAACTGACGCCGTCGGAGCGCAAAGTGATTCGCGCCCTGCTCGACCAGTATCCACGCAACGGCTTGGGTCCGATGGCGCGTCTGGCCGAACACGCCGGCGTCAGCGATCCGACCATCGTGCGGCTGGTGAAGAAGCTCGGATTTGGCGGTTATGCCGAATTTCAGGACGCCCTGCTCAGCGACATGGACCACCGCCTGCGTTCGCCGCGCACCCTGTTGCAGCCACGCTCGCACCTCAATAAAGACGATGCCTGGGGCCATTATCTGGCTGACAGCCAACGCCTGCTGGTGGAAACCCAGGTTCTGACGCAACCCGAAGACGTGCGCATTCTGCTCGACTGGCTGCTCGATACCCGGCACCAGATCTACTGCTTCGGCGGGCGCTTCAGCAGCCTGATGGCCAACTACCTGCTCAACCACCTGCGCTTGCTGCGGCCCGGCTGCTTTGCCCTGGAGGACAACGCGCAACTGCCCGACCGCCTGTTCGATCTGCAACGCCAGGACGTGGTGCTGCTGTTCGACTATCGGCGCTACCAGTCCCAGGCCCTGCGGGTGGCCTCGGCGGCGAAGAACAACAACGCGCGGGTGGTGCTGTTCACCGACATCTATGCCTCGCCGCTGCGTGAACTGGCTGACCTGATCATCAGCGCCCCGGTGGAATCGGCCTCGCCGTTCGACACCATGGTGCCGGCGCTGGCCCAGGTCGAGGCGCTGATTGCCTGCCTGACCCTGCGCAGCCCCGATCTGGCCGATCGCCTGGAAGGCATCGACGCCCTGCGCAACGACTTCAACACCCATCTGCTGGAGGATAAATAAGGATGTTCAGTCTTCCCCACCGCTCGCCGCGCGATTTGCCGTTCGTCACCGACCACACCGCATTGCTGCTTGTGGACATGCAGCGTGCCTGGCTCGAACCGCAGTTCGACCCGCACCTGAACGGCCCGGACGCCGAGTATTTCCTGACCCGCGCGCACATGCAGGTGGTGCCCAACCAGCGCCGTTTGCTCAGTGCCTTTCGCGAAGCGCGGCAGAACGTGCTGCACACGATTATCGAAAGCCTGACCGCCGACGGTCGCGACCGCTCGCTGGATCACAAACTGTCGGACATGCACCTGCCCAAGGGCAGCACCCAGGCGCGGATCATCGACGACCTGACCCCGGTGGAAAACGAGATCGTGTTGCCGAAAACCTCATCCGGGGTGTTCAACTCGACCAACATCGATTACGTGCTGCGCAACCTCGAAACCCGTCACCTGATCATCGCTGGCATCGTCACCGACCAGTGCGTCGACATGGCCGTGCGGGATGCCGCCGACCGTGGCTATCTGGTGACGCTGGTCGAAGACGCCTGCGCCACCTACACCCCGGCGCGGCATGACGCCTGCCTGAACGCGATCAAGGGTTACTGCTGGATCACTGACACACAAACCGTGCTCGGCCGCTTGCAGGAGATGCGTCCATGAGCGAGCGCCTGACGCCGTTGCCGATGACCACCATCGTCACCACCGACCTGATCGGCATCACCCGTGGCCGCTCGTTTCCCACCGATCAGCTGGAGCATTATCAAGCCGCCGGTTGCGGCTGGGTGCCGGCCAACAGTGCATTGACGCCCCAGGACATCATCGCCTCGACCAACCCATGGGGCGCTTATGGTGATTTGCGGTTGATTCCCGATTTGAGCAGCCGCGTGACGGTCGGTAATGGCCCGGACGCCGCAGCACCGGCGCTGGACTTCATCCACGGCGACATCCGCGAGACCGATGGCCAGCCGTGGAGCACCTGCCCGCGCACGCTGCTGCGCGATGAAATCGAGCGCTATCGCGACGACCTCGGTTTGCAGGTCAACGCGGCGTTCGAACACGAATTCAACCTGCATGCCGGCTTCGCCGAACACCTGGCGTTTTCCCTTGAAGCCCAGCGTCAGGGTGCCGAATTCGGCGGCTGGCTGCTGAGCGCCCTGCGCGCCGGCGGTGTCGAGCCGGAAATGTTCCTGCCCGAATACGGCAAGCACCAATACGAAATCACCTGCCGGCCAACCCTCGGCGTGGCGGCGGCGGATCGTGCGGTCAACGTGCGCGAGATCACCCGCGAAATCGCCCGACAAATGGGCGTCGACGTCAGTTTCGCGCCGAAAACCAAGGCCGACGCGGTGTGCAACGGTGTGCACCTGCACGTCAGCCTGCTCGACCTGCAAGGTCTGCCACTGCTCTACGACGCCGGCACCAGCAACGGTCTGTCGACCCTCGGCCAGCATTGGGCCGCCGGGATCCTGCATTACTTGCCGGCGCTGTGTGCGTTCACCGCGCCGACACCGGTGTCGTATGAGCGTTTGCAGCCGCACCACTGGAGCGCGTCCTATGCGTGTCTGGGGCAGCAGAACCGTGAAGCGGCGCTGCGCATTTGTCCGACCGTGAGCCTGGGCGGCAAATCCGTGGCGGCGCAGTACAACCTGGAATTCCGCGCGATGGACGCCACCGCCTCGCCGCATCTGGCGATGGCCGCACTGCTGATTGCCGGACGGCTGGGCATCGAACAGCGTCTGGCGCTGAACGCGATCACCGACGACATTCCCGATTCACTCAACGACGAGCAACGCAAGGCCCGGGGCATCGTCGCCCTGCCCGCCTCGCTGGCCCAGGCGCTGGATTGCCTGCGTGACAGTGCAGCCTTCAATCAATGGCTGCCCAAGCCGTTGCTCGACACTTACCACGCCCTTAAAACCGAGGAACTGGCGCTGACGGAACAGCTCTCGCCCGCTGACCTGTGTGAGCACTATGCACGCCTGTACTGAATCCGCCGAGCTGGGGTTGTACACCCGCCCGGTCTACAACCTGAGCCGCGAAGATTCATCGCATCCGTTGATTCTGGTGTGCGAGCACGCCAGCCGCTACATCCCCGAGGCCCTGAACAATCTGGGCCTGGACGATGCAGCCGCGCGCGAACACATCGCCTGGGACATCGGCGCACTGCAACTGGCCGAAAAGCTCTCGGAGACACTCGGCGCGACGCTGTTGAGCGCCAACTATTCACGGCTGCTGATCGACCTCAATCGGCCCCGGCATGCGCCCGACAGCATTCCGGCGCAGAGCGAGATTTATCAGGTGCCGGGTAACCGAGAGCTGGACGAAGCCACTCGCGAATACCGGCGCCAGACCCTGTTCAAACCGTTTCACGCCCGGCTGCAGACCCTGATCGACCAGCGTGTTGCACAAGGCCAGGCGGTGCGGGTAGTGGGGATTCACAGTTTTACCCCGGTGTATTACGGCCAGCCGCGCCCGCTGGAAGTCGGCGTGCTGTTCGGTCAGGCCGGCGCCTATGCGCAACGGGTGATCGATGGCCTCGGTCAGCACCCGCTGAACGTCGCGGGCAACCAGCCGTACCGGGTTGATCCGCTGGGCGACATGACCGTTCCGGTGCACGGCGATGCCCGGGGGCTGGAATCGGTGTTGATCGAAGTGCGCAACGATCTGCTGCGCAGCCCTGAAGCGGTATCGTTGTGGGCCGAGCGTCTGGCGCCACTGCTGTAAAGAATGCTGCAAGACTGCTGACGCTGTAACGATGGATCGACATAACAACTAAAAACGCTGGATAGGCTGACAAGGAGTTGCGCTTCATGGAAATAGAAGAGTTCGGCTACAAACAGGAGTTGAAACGTAGCCTGACACTGACCGACCTGGTGGTGTACGGGATGATCTTCATGATCCCCATCGCCCCCTTCGGCGTGTATGGCTACGTGAATGCCGAGGCGCCCGGGATGGTGCCGCTGGCCTATATCATCGGCATGGTCGCGATGCTGTTCACCGCGCTGAGCTACGGCAGCATGGCCAAGGCGTTTCCGGTCGCAGGCTCGGTTTACTCCTATGCGCAACGCGGCCTCAATCAACACGTCGGCTTCATCGCCGGCTGGCTGATGCTGCTCGACTACCTGCTGATTCCACCGCTGCTGTACGTCTACGCGGCGATGGCTCTGAACCATTTGTACCCGGACATTCCGAAGGTCGGTTTCATTCTGGCGTTCCTGGTCAGTGCAACCTTCGTCAACCTGCGCGGCATCACCTTCACCGCACGGATGAACATCATCTTTCTGCTGGCACAGCTGGTGGTGTTGGGGATTTTCCTGTTCTACGCCTGGAACGCTTTGCACAACGGAGGCGGCAACGGCGAGCTGACCCTGGCGCCGCTGTATCACCCGGAAACGTTCAATTTCGCCCTGCTGATGCAAGCGGTGTCGATTGCCGTGCTGTCGTTCCTTGGCTTCGATGCAATCTCGACCCTCGCCGAAGAAATCAAAGGCGATCCGGGCAAAAGCGTCGGCCGCGCGGCGCTGATCACTCTGTTGGTGATGGGCGTGATTTTCGTCGTACAGACCTGGATCGCCACCGATCTGGCCGCCGGCATTGGCTTCAAGTCCGCCGACACCGCGTTCTATGAAATTGCCGAAATCGCGGCTGGCAGCTGGCTGGCGACCCTGACCGGTGTCGCCACGGCGCTGGCCTGGGGCGTCGCCGTGGCGATCACCTCGCAAGCCGCCGTGTCGCGTCTGCTGTTCGGCATGGCCCGCGATGGCAAGTTGCCAAAAGTGCTGGCCAAGGTGCACCCGAAGCACAACACCCCGTACCTGAGCATTTATCTGGTGGCGGTGCTGTCGCTGGTGATCTGCTACCTGTTCATCAATTCGGTCGACACCCTGACTTCGCTGGTCAACTTCGGTGCCCTCAGCGGTTTCATGCTGCTGCACCTGACAGTGATCAACTACTAC
The Pseudomonas fluorescens genome window above contains:
- a CDS encoding APC family permease encodes the protein MEIEEFGYKQELKRSLTLTDLVVYGMIFMIPIAPFGVYGYVNAEAPGMVPLAYIIGMVAMLFTALSYGSMAKAFPVAGSVYSYAQRGLNQHVGFIAGWLMLLDYLLIPPLLYVYAAMALNHLYPDIPKVGFILAFLVSATFVNLRGITFTARMNIIFLLAQLVVLGIFLFYAWNALHNGGGNGELTLAPLYHPETFNFALLMQAVSIAVLSFLGFDAISTLAEEIKGDPGKSVGRAALITLLVMGVIFVVQTWIATDLAAGIGFKSADTAFYEIAEIAAGSWLATLTGVATALAWGVAVAITSQAAVSRLLFGMARDGKLPKVLAKVHPKHNTPYLSIYLVAVLSLVICYLFINSVDTLTSLVNFGALSGFMLLHLTVINYYWRRQKSGQVVRHLICPVIGFIIVAAIMYNMGVDAQKLGLIWIALGLVYLFFLNKLGASTALPDPSNG